In Panicum virgatum strain AP13 chromosome 4N, P.virgatum_v5, whole genome shotgun sequence, a single window of DNA contains:
- the LOC120670758 gene encoding uncharacterized protein LOC120670758 codes for MSTKAVTLLLTIMAATLAFLATLPLQLPGFMADGASAPMDEGEVRAASAGLTAAAAALWFACMLMFHLEQPGRLIGFYAAATVAFAAYRSWEVAVFIVAWLVQVNGPLAVYYRLAVAAPASLLLFFGALRAFL; via the exons ATGAGCACCAAGGCCGTCACCCTCCTTCTGACGATCATGGCGGCCACGCTTGCGTTCCTGGCGACCTTGCCGCTGCAGCTTCCGGGCTTCATG GCGGACGGTGCCAGCGCGCCCATGGACGAGGGCGAGGTGCGCGCCGCGTCCGCGGGGctgacggcggccgccgcggcgctgtgGTTCGCGTGCATGCTCATGTTCCACTTGGAGCAGCCGGGGCGGCTCATCGGCTTCTACGCCGCCGCGACCGTCGCCTTCGCCGCGTACCGCTCCTGGGAGGTCGCCGTGTTCATCGTCGCCTGGCTCGTCCAGGTCAACGGCCCGCTCGCCGTCTActaccgcctcgccgtcgccgcgcctgCGAGCCTGCTTCTGTTCTTCGGCGCCCTGCGCGCGTTCCTGTGA